Genomic DNA from Alicyclobacillus fastidiosus:
GTTCCCTGACATCCAAGGCGTACAGCTTGAAGGCATCGGCAACGTGCACGTGCCGCACCCGGAGTATGGGGAATGGTTTGACGAAATGGTCGTCCCGACAGAGGGCGTGACGGTTTTTGTGTATTTTCCCGAGACGCATGAGCCGGGCGACATTCGCTCGCGCGTCCTTGCCGTCGTGGACAAAGTGTCTGAGGCGGGACTCGACGTCGGCCCGCTTGCGCGAGAGATTCGCGTGGAATCGGTAGACGACAGTTCCTGGCTAAACGCGTGGAAAGAGCATTATCACCCGATTCCAGTCGGGGATAACCTGGTCATCGTGCCGGTCTGGAACCAACACGACCTACCAGCTGAACTGCGGTCGCGAAAGCGGATTATCGTGGAACCAGGCATGGCTTTTGGCACTGGGACGCACCAGACGACCCAATTGTGCACGGCTGCGTTGGCGCAACTGGATTTGAGCGATCGAGCAGTGCTCGATGTCGGAACTGGGACAGGCATTCTAGCCATCGCGGCAGCGCGCCTAGGGGCGCGGCGCGTCACGGCCATCGATATCGATCCGGTCGCAGTCGACGCCGCCCGCGACAACGTCGCTCGAAATGACCTGTCCGACCAGATTACGGTACAAGAGGGCAATTTGCTTGCAGGTTACCAGCAAGGCGCGAAATTCGACGTCGCCGTGGCGAACATTCTGCGCGACATCGTCATCCTGCTTCTGCCACAGGTGGCACAGCGCCTGAATACAGGGGGTTACTTGCTGACGTCTGGATATATTGACACGCAGGCACCGGCGGTTGAAGAGGCGTTGGCGCAACACGGATTTCATATTTGCGAGCGCTACCAGCAGGACGACTGGGTCGCGACGCTCGCGGTGAAGGCCTGATGCTGCCGCGCGTGTTTCTCGACGTACCAGGAGGCGTGTCGCGCGTGGTCACGCTCGTGGGGGAAGATGGACACCACTTTGCCCGGGTGCTTCGCGTGCAAAGCGGCGAACCCTTGGTCGTGGTCACGCAAGAAGGACCGTGGCTCGGCGAGATCTCGGCCGTGGCGAAAGACTCTGTCGACGTGTGCCTGAAACAGCCGTACGCCCGGGCAGAGCCCCAGTGTGAGGTGGTCGTGGTTCAAGGCCTAGCCAAAGGTGATAAGATGGAGACGATTGTGCAGAAGTGCACGGAAGTCGGCGCCGCCCTGTTCGTCCTCTATCAGGCGGACAGGTCCGTGGTGAAATTGGCTGGCAAGGTTGAAGCGAAGCTCGCACGTTGGCAGAAGGTGGCGCAGGAGGCGGCTATGCAGGCGCAACGCGACAAGGTTCCTGTCATCCGCTACGAGCCTAAGCTCGCACAGTTATGCGAAAGCCTGATTGCCGAGGGCGTCGAACAGCTTGTCGTCCTCGACGAGGCAGAAGATGCTATCGGCCTTACCACGGCGTTGTCCAGGGTGCCAATGGAAGGCGACAGGCAAGTAAAGCGTGCGCTGTTCGTCGGTCCGGAGGGCGGATGGAGCGACGCGGAGCGCGACTATTTTGCGTCCTGTGAGAAAGCGTGCCTGGTGACGCTCGGACCGCGCATTTTGCGCACCGAGACGGCTGGCGTGGTCGGACTCGCAGTGACACTTGCGCATTTTGGGGACATGGGAGGTTGAGACCTGTGCCGACGGTCGCGTTTCATACGCTTGGCTGCAAGGTCAACTTTTACGATACAGAAGGGATCTGGCAGGTGTTTAAGCACCACGGCTACACGCAAGTTCCGTTTGAAGAAACGGCCGACGTGTATGTCGTCAACACCTGTACGGTGACGGGGAGCGGCGACAAGAAGAGCCGTCAGATGATTCGCCGTGCGGTGCGGACCAATCCCGATTCAGTCGTCGTGGTGACGGGGTGCTACGCCCAAATCGCGCCTGACGAAATCGCGCGGATCGAAGGTGTCGATCTCGTCATCGGCAACGACAAGAAATCAAAAATCGTCGAGTACGTGGAAGCGGTGCGGCGCGAGCAGCATCCGTTCCTCGTCGTCGACAACATCCTCAAGACGCGAGAGTTCGAGGAACTCGACGTGCCGTTCTTCGAAGAACGCACGCGGGCGAACTTAAAAATTCAGGATGGCTGCAACAACTTCTGCACGTTTTGCATCATTCCGTGGGCTCGCGGTCTGATCCGCAGCCGTGCACCTGAGAAAATCGTCACGCAGGCGACGAAGCTCGCTCGCGCTGGCTACCGCGAGATCATCCTCACGGGTATCCACACGGGCGGCTATGGAGCAGATCTCGACGGCTATCGCCTCGCCCACCTGCTTAAAGATCTGGAAGGCGTTCCGGGGTTGCACCGCGTGCGTATCAGTTCGATTGAGGCCAGCGAGATCGACGACGAGTTGATTGAAGTCCTGGCGGAATCGACGCAAGTGGTCAATCACCTGCACATTCCCTTGCAGGCGGCGAGCGACCCTGTGCTCAAGAAGATGAATCGGCATTACACGGTTCAGCAGTTCGCTGATAAGTTGGCGAAGCTTCGCGAGGCCTTGCCGCAACTCGCGGTGACGAGTGACGTCATCGTGGGGTTCCCTGGGGAGACCGATGAGCAGTTCGAAGAGACGTACGAATTTGTCAAGCGCGAGCGGTTTTCCGAGCTGCACGTGTTTCCGTATTCCAAGCGCAAGGGCACGCCTGCGGCGAAGTTCGCAGATCAGGTGCCGGAGGACGTCAAGCACACTCGAGTGGAACGGCTCATCGAACTGTCGAGGCGACTCACAGCGGAATACGCGGCTTCATTTGTCGGCAAGGAGATTGAAGTCATTGCCGAACACCCGGTGCAGATGGCGGACGAGGCGACAAAAGCACAGCTGTCGCAGCACGCCCTGGCTGACAGAATCGTGGTGGGGCACGCCTCGAACTACCTAAAGGTGGCGTTCACAGTGCCGCAAGGCCGCGATTTGACGTCTGTGATCGGCGAGGTTTCCAGTGTGCGAATCGACGAGACCAGCTCCACGCTGCAGATCGGGACGTTCGCATCGCTCGTGACGGTTCCAGAGGAGACAGAAGAGCGCTTGAGGAGGATGACATCATGAAGAGGAGCATAGAGCGGGCGGCAGGCGGTATCGTCGTTCGCGGTAAGGGCGAACAGCGAGAGGTACTGTTGATTGACGATGCCTACGGCCGCGTCACGTTCCCGAAGGGGCACCTGGAGGCGGGTGAAAATTGGGAGGCTGCTGCCGTCCGCGAGGTCCTCGAGGAGACGGGCGTGGAAACACGCATTCTCGCGCCGCTCGGCCGCGTCGAGTACCCGATCGTGCGAGACGGTCGCCCAGTTCGCAAACAAGTGCGGTTTTTCTTGCTCGAAGCCATCGACAGTGACACGACGCCTAAGCATCAGGCCGAGGAAGTTCGGGCCGCCTATTTCTCGCCGATGGATGAGGCTGAACAAAAGCACGGCAAAGAAGGATACGAGAATTGGTCGTTCGTCTTTCGCAAGGCGCGGGCCGTACTCGCGTGGCTGGACGGCGACTTCGAACAGCGCTGGAGGCAGATTTCCAACGATGCTCGCCCTGAGGAACTTGGCGAGGTGTGGCAGTTTGCGCGACCAGTCGTCGAAGAGCTGATTGCCGCCTGCCGAGACGAGTTGACGACCGTCATGCCGGAGCTTACGCAACCGCCAGCGCAAAAGGTCGAACTGCCACGCGAGGGCATCGGGGTGGAGGAAGTTCGCGCTGCTGTCGAACACACGCTATTGAAGCCGGAAGCGTCCGTCGTCGACGTCGAGAACCTGTGTCGAGAAGCGAGTGAACATCGCTTTCCTTTGGTTTGCATCAATCCGCAGCACGTGGGTTCTGCCGCAGCGTTTCTCGCTGATAGTGAGACCGACGTGTGTACGGTGATCGGCTTCCCGCTTGGCGCGACATCTCCGGAAGGACTCGCGGCAGAGGTCGTCGAAATGGCGGCAAAGGGCGCTCGGGAGATCGACATGGTGATTCCGGTGGGATCGATGGTGGAGGACGACGTCTGGACAGTCTACCAGCACGTGGCGCGCGTGGTTCGCACGGCACAGTCGCTGCATCCGCGGCCGGAGATCAAGGTGATTCTCGAAACCAGCGCATTGACGTTTGACCAGGTGATCAAGAGCTCACTCGTCTCGATCGCGGCGGGCGCCGATTACATCAAGACCTCCACAGGATTCCACAAGGGCGGAGCAGTCGTCGCGGATGTCAGCGCGATGGCGATGATCGCTGGGCGCGTAGGCAAGGTCAAGGCGTCTGGCGGCGTGCGTACGCAAATTGCCGCGATCAATATGCTGTCCTATGGGGCAAGCCGCCTCGGTACCAGTTCAGGCGTGAAGCTCGTCCGGTAAGAGGCGTTCGATCATCGTGGCGAATTGGCGCGTAAACGGCCAAACCACGAGTGTGCATATGATATTGAAGATGGTGTGAGCGTTGGCGATAAGCTGTGCTGGGTCTGCGCTGAGCCAACTGACGGTGGTAGTGAAGGGACCGATGAGCGGCAGGAAGGCAAGCGCCCCGAGGACGTTTAAGATGACGTGGGCGAGCGCCACTTGTTGTGCCTGCCGCGACTCGCCGATGGCTGCGATGACGGAGGTCAGGCAGGTGCCGACGTTGGCGCCGAGGACGATGGCGACCGCTCCTGTCATCGGAATGAGACCGGCGCTGGCCATGGTCATCGTCAGGATGGTCACCGCCGTCGAGGACTGCACGATAGCACTTGTGATGCATCCGACGACCATCGCCAGGGCGATGTGACCACCGGCGACCGCGAGTGCGTGTGTGAACCAAGCGCTGGTCGTCAGTGGGTGTAGTGAGACCTTGAGCGCTTGCAACGCGATAAAGATACATGCGAAGCCAATGAGCGCCTCGCCTGGACGACGCAGGGACGGCCTGCGGGTGAGCACGGCCAGTGCACCGAGGACGAGACTCGGCAGGACGATCACCCAGAGGTTTAAATTTAACATTTGCGGTGTAATGGTGGAGCCGACGTTAGCGCCGAGGACGAGGCCAAGCCCGCTGCGAAACGTCAGGCTCTTGCCGGCGACGAGTCCCACCGTGATGGCCGTGAGTGCCGCGCTGCTCTGCAGGAGGGCCGTCGTCGCCGTACCCGTGAGAATACCGCGCGTGGGCGTCTTGGCCAGCCGCTCGATCCAGCGCGCGAGTCGCCCCTCGGCCATTCCCTCCAGGCCGCGGCGCATCAGTTTTAAACCGCCGATAAACGCCACGAGAGACAGGACTACGGCCAGTACATTTGCCCACATGTCGGTTCCCTCCCATCGCTTTAAGGCTATGCGGACGAGCTAGGATGGATGACCGATGGGGATTTTTTTATGGCGTTTGGCGAATGGATGTTTGACTAGTTTTTTTTCACTGTACTATAATACTTTTGATGCATCATTGGAGGGAGGGAATAGGATGTCGGAAATCCGGTTACGCAAGAATGAATCACTGGACAGCGCACTTCGTCGGTTTAAGAAACAGACGGCGAAGGACGGGGTGCTGGCCGAGGCTCGCAAGCGTTCGCACTACGAAAAACCTAGTGTTGCGCGCAAGAAGAAAGCGGAAGCAGCTCGCAAAAACAAGCGTCGCGGCTTCTAATTTCGCGACCTGCAGGAGGACCTTGTCGTGGAATTGCTTGAACGTCTGAATCAAGATTTGAAACAGGCGATGAAGGACAAGAACAAAGTTCGTTTGTCCGTTATACGGATGGTAAAATCCGCTACGAAGAACCGAGAGATCGAGCTCGGGCATCCTCTTTCTGAAGAAGACGTCCTGTCCGTCGTTCAGAAGGAGTTGAAGCAACGCAAAGATTCCCTCCAAGCGTTCCAAGATGCGAATCGAACGGATTTAGCTGAAACCGTCGAGCAAGAAATCCTGGTCCTACAAGATTACCTGCCAGAGCAACTGGACGAACAAGCACTGCGCGACATCGTGACCCAGGTCATCGAGCAAGTAGGCGCTAAGTCGAAAGCGGACATGGGAAAAGTCATGGGTCAACTGATGCCGCTCGTGCGTGGGCGTGCAGACGGCAAGGCAGTTCAACTCGTGGTCCAGTCTCTGCTGTCATAATTTCAACTGAATCGATGAATGGACAAACCGTCGCGAAACGCGGCGGTTTTTTAATTTGTCGGCACAGATGTGTACTAGCTCATACGTCGCCCTCATAGGCATGACACTATGGGAGGAGTGGCCATGCCTGGATGGAAATCACGCCTGAAACAATCGGCGACAGAGATGCTCAAATTGCCCCCTGACGCACTCCTGGATGTGTCCCGCGTCACTTGCGTCGACGGCAAGAATGTGGTGGTGGAAAACGCTCGACGGCTGTTGAAGGTCGAATCGGAGGAAGTCACACTCGATCTCGGCGATCACATCCTCGCCCTCCACGGCCACGATTTTGAGATCATCCTCGTCACAGACAGAGAGGTTCACGTCAAGGGGCAAGTGGCGAGGTTGGAATATATGGCACATGGACGGGATGTACCATGAAATACTCACCAGTGGCGTACGCGTTATACGGGGAAGTCACCCTTCGCATGCGGGGGCGTGACGTGAGCGGTTGTATCGTTCAATTGCAGCAACATGGCATCTCGCTTCGTTCGGTTCGCGTCCACCGCGAGACAGGGCAGTGTCGCATTTGTCTCAAGGACTTCGACGAGGTCTATCGCGTCTGTCGCGCACATCGTGTTCGGTTTCGCATAGAACAACGCCAAGGTCTGCCGTTTTGGCGAAAGCGAGTGTGGAAGAGGAAGATGTTCGCGCTTGGCGCCCTTCTCTTCGTGTGCATCATCTACGGGATGTCCTCCATCATTTGGCGGGTGGATGTGCTCGGTGTCGAGGATCAGGATGGCGTTGCGCAGATTCGCGATGCGGCAAAGTCGGTGGGATTGTATGTGGGCCAACAGCGATCGAAATTGGGTGACCCATTCGTCTTGCAGGAGAAAATTCTCGCCAAGGCGCCGGACTTCGTTTGGGTAGGTCTTCGAACGAGTGGATCCGTGGCGACAATTCAAGCGCTCCAGAAAGTAGAGGGTACCAAGAAGTCCTCGACGACCCCTCACGATATCGTCGCCGCTGAGCCGGCGGTGATCCGAAGTGTAGCAGCGACTCGCGGGCGGGTGCTCGTGAAGGCCAACCAGTACGTGTATCCAGGGCAGGTGCTGATTTCCGGTACACTTGCCGACGGGCAGAAGCAGGTGCCAGCCAGTGGTGACGTCT
This window encodes:
- a CDS encoding YabP/YqfC family sporulation protein — protein: MPGWKSRLKQSATEMLKLPPDALLDVSRVTCVDGKNVVVENARRLLKVESEEVTLDLGDHILALHGHDFEIILVTDREVHVKGQVARLEYMAHGRDVP
- a CDS encoding 16S rRNA (uracil(1498)-N(3))-methyltransferase, producing the protein MLPRVFLDVPGGVSRVVTLVGEDGHHFARVLRVQSGEPLVVVTQEGPWLGEISAVAKDSVDVCLKQPYARAEPQCEVVVVQGLAKGDKMETIVQKCTEVGAALFVLYQADRSVVKLAGKVEAKLARWQKVAQEAAMQAQRDKVPVIRYEPKLAQLCESLIAEGVEQLVVLDEAEDAIGLTTALSRVPMEGDRQVKRALFVGPEGGWSDAERDYFASCEKACLVTLGPRILRTETAGVVGLAVTLAHFGDMGG
- a CDS encoding Na/Pi symporter, yielding MWANVLAVVLSLVAFIGGLKLMRRGLEGMAEGRLARWIERLAKTPTRGILTGTATTALLQSSAALTAITVGLVAGKSLTFRSGLGLVLGANVGSTITPQMLNLNLWVIVLPSLVLGALAVLTRRPSLRRPGEALIGFACIFIALQALKVSLHPLTTSAWFTHALAVAGGHIALAMVVGCITSAIVQSSTAVTILTMTMASAGLIPMTGAVAIVLGANVGTCLTSVIAAIGESRQAQQVALAHVILNVLGALAFLPLIGPFTTTVSWLSADPAQLIANAHTIFNIICTLVVWPFTRQFATMIERLLPDELHA
- the rpsU gene encoding 30S ribosomal protein S21, which encodes MSEIRLRKNESLDSALRRFKKQTAKDGVLAEARKRSHYEKPSVARKKKAEAARKNKRRGF
- the yqfD gene encoding sporulation protein YqfD is translated as MKYSPVAYALYGEVTLRMRGRDVSGCIVQLQQHGISLRSVRVHRETGQCRICLKDFDEVYRVCRAHRVRFRIEQRQGLPFWRKRVWKRKMFALGALLFVCIIYGMSSIIWRVDVLGVEDQDGVAQIRDAAKSVGLYVGQQRSKLGDPFVLQEKILAKAPDFVWVGLRTSGSVATIQALQKVEGTKKSSTTPHDIVAAEPAVIRSVAATRGRVLVKANQYVYPGQVLISGTLADGQKQVPASGDVFAEVWYTSKVSVPLKVIKSGLTGESVTRDYLLLGNWRIRVWGFKEPHFAASYERDSTTEWSVHRFVLPVQVQHVRLYQATQSAEQQSLQNAKQKALQLASADVQTKVKSDATVLGQSVLHEQVSHGTLYETVLTRVEQNIGVAAAIPAPQEP
- the mtaB gene encoding tRNA (N(6)-L-threonylcarbamoyladenosine(37)-C(2))-methylthiotransferase MtaB, which gives rise to MPTVAFHTLGCKVNFYDTEGIWQVFKHHGYTQVPFEETADVYVVNTCTVTGSGDKKSRQMIRRAVRTNPDSVVVVTGCYAQIAPDEIARIEGVDLVIGNDKKSKIVEYVEAVRREQHPFLVVDNILKTREFEELDVPFFEERTRANLKIQDGCNNFCTFCIIPWARGLIRSRAPEKIVTQATKLARAGYREIILTGIHTGGYGADLDGYRLAHLLKDLEGVPGLHRVRISSIEASEIDDELIEVLAESTQVVNHLHIPLQAASDPVLKKMNRHYTVQQFADKLAKLREALPQLAVTSDVIVGFPGETDEQFEETYEFVKRERFSELHVFPYSKRKGTPAAKFADQVPEDVKHTRVERLIELSRRLTAEYAASFVGKEIEVIAEHPVQMADEATKAQLSQHALADRIVVGHASNYLKVAFTVPQGRDLTSVIGEVSSVRIDETSSTLQIGTFASLVTVPEETEERLRRMTS
- the deoC gene encoding deoxyribose-phosphate aldolase yields the protein MKRSIERAAGGIVVRGKGEQREVLLIDDAYGRVTFPKGHLEAGENWEAAAVREVLEETGVETRILAPLGRVEYPIVRDGRPVRKQVRFFLLEAIDSDTTPKHQAEEVRAAYFSPMDEAEQKHGKEGYENWSFVFRKARAVLAWLDGDFEQRWRQISNDARPEELGEVWQFARPVVEELIAACRDELTTVMPELTQPPAQKVELPREGIGVEEVRAAVEHTLLKPEASVVDVENLCREASEHRFPLVCINPQHVGSAAAFLADSETDVCTVIGFPLGATSPEGLAAEVVEMAAKGAREIDMVIPVGSMVEDDVWTVYQHVARVVRTAQSLHPRPEIKVILETSALTFDQVIKSSLVSIAAGADYIKTSTGFHKGGAVVADVSAMAMIAGRVGKVKASGGVRTQIAAINMLSYGASRLGTSSGVKLVR
- a CDS encoding GatB/YqeY domain-containing protein, with protein sequence MELLERLNQDLKQAMKDKNKVRLSVIRMVKSATKNREIELGHPLSEEDVLSVVQKELKQRKDSLQAFQDANRTDLAETVEQEILVLQDYLPEQLDEQALRDIVTQVIEQVGAKSKADMGKVMGQLMPLVRGRADGKAVQLVVQSLLS
- the prmA gene encoding 50S ribosomal protein L11 methyltransferase; this encodes MHWWQVQFNVTHEASDAVAGLLQEFPDIQGVQLEGIGNVHVPHPEYGEWFDEMVVPTEGVTVFVYFPETHEPGDIRSRVLAVVDKVSEAGLDVGPLAREIRVESVDDSSWLNAWKEHYHPIPVGDNLVIVPVWNQHDLPAELRSRKRIIVEPGMAFGTGTHQTTQLCTAALAQLDLSDRAVLDVGTGTGILAIAAARLGARRVTAIDIDPVAVDAARDNVARNDLSDQITVQEGNLLAGYQQGAKFDVAVANILRDIVILLLPQVAQRLNTGGYLLTSGYIDTQAPAVEEALAQHGFHICERYQQDDWVATLAVKA